The Micromonospora sp. WMMD961 genome has a segment encoding these proteins:
- a CDS encoding ABC transporter permease, with translation MFRFIVRRLLQLIPTLFGLSLLLFIWLRRLPGGPETAILGERGTPEMRAAIRRNMGLDEPILVQYGRFVRRLIRLDLGTSTSTKRAVTTEFIERFPGTVELTITAMVIAIGVGIPLGYLAARRRGRFLDHASVGGSLIGICIPVFFLGYVLKAIFSENLHWFPSSGRQDPTLGATRVTNFFVLDGLMTREWDAAADALWHLVLPSIALASIPLAIIVRITRASVLEVLNEDFVRTAEAKGLTEQTVRRRHVLRNAMLPVATSIGLLAGGLLSGAVLTETVFAFSGIGAFVAEAIGQRDYPVLMGFILIIAVVYVLVNLLVDLSYSFIDPRVRVR, from the coding sequence GTGTTCCGGTTCATCGTCAGACGCCTGCTTCAGCTGATACCCACGCTGTTCGGGCTCTCCCTCCTGCTCTTCATCTGGCTCCGCCGGCTCCCCGGCGGCCCCGAGACCGCCATCCTCGGCGAGCGCGGCACACCCGAGATGCGTGCTGCCATCCGCCGCAACATGGGGCTCGACGAGCCCATCCTGGTGCAGTACGGCCGTTTCGTTCGGCGGCTGATCCGGCTCGACCTGGGCACCTCGACCTCCACCAAGCGGGCGGTCACCACGGAGTTCATCGAGCGCTTCCCCGGCACCGTCGAGCTGACCATCACCGCGATGGTGATCGCGATCGGTGTCGGCATTCCGCTGGGTTACCTGGCCGCCCGTCGTCGCGGCCGTTTCCTGGACCACGCGTCCGTGGGCGGCTCGCTGATCGGCATCTGCATCCCGGTCTTCTTCCTGGGCTACGTGCTCAAGGCGATCTTCTCGGAGAACCTGCACTGGTTCCCGTCCAGCGGCCGGCAGGACCCGACGCTCGGGGCGACCCGGGTCACCAACTTCTTCGTCCTCGACGGGTTGATGACCCGTGAGTGGGACGCCGCGGCCGACGCCCTCTGGCATCTGGTGCTACCCAGCATCGCGCTGGCCAGCATCCCGCTGGCGATCATCGTCCGGATCACCCGGGCGAGTGTGCTGGAGGTGCTCAACGAGGACTTCGTACGCACCGCCGAGGCGAAGGGCCTGACCGAGCAGACGGTCCGTCGCCGGCACGTGCTGCGCAACGCGATGCTGCCGGTGGCCACCTCGATCGGTCTGCTCGCGGGTGGCCTGCTCTCCGGCGCCGTGCTGACCGAGACCGTCTTCGCCTTCAGTGGCATCGGAGCGTTCGTCGCCGAGGCCATCGGCCAGCGCGACTATCCGGTGCTGATGGGCTTCATTCTGATCATCGCGGTGGTGTA
- a CDS encoding ABC transporter substrate-binding protein, translating into MRAPRPKVAIAAVAVAALAVAGCAESNRDDKSGGSKKDTLVFGVAGDPKVLDPSFASDGESLRVARQVFETLVRPEEGGTKVTPGLAESWTPDAAGTTWTFKLRSGVKFHDGTDFNAEAVCVNFNRWYNAKGLMQSPDVTAYWQDVMGGFAKNEDAELPPSLFKSCAAKDATTVDLSFTRVSSKIPAALMLPSFSIHSPKALQEFDASNVGGTAEDIKYPAYATAHPTGTGPFKFKTWDVANKTLTLERNEDYAGPKAKLKNLIFKTISDENARKQALRSGDIQGYDLVGPADVEPLKSEGFNMLTRPAFNVLYLAINQKGNPKLADIRVRQAIAYALNRQQLVTSKLPPGAKVADNFMPDTVEGWNGDVTKYTYDPAKAKALLAEAGASNLTLKFHYPTEVTRPYMPNPKDIFELLSADLKAVGITVEAIPLKWSPDYLNATTSGSKHDIHFLGWTGDYGDAYNFIGTFFDRPKDEWGFNNQALFDQFKDADSTADIAARTEKYKALNKAVMDFLPGVPISHSPPAIVFGKDVTGVKASPLTDERYATAEFK; encoded by the coding sequence ATGCGTGCACCCAGGCCGAAGGTCGCGATCGCGGCCGTCGCGGTCGCGGCCCTCGCGGTAGCAGGCTGCGCCGAGAGCAACCGCGACGACAAATCCGGCGGTAGTAAGAAGGACACCCTCGTCTTCGGCGTCGCCGGAGACCCGAAGGTGCTCGACCCCAGCTTCGCCAGCGACGGTGAGTCGCTGCGCGTGGCGCGTCAGGTCTTCGAGACCCTGGTCCGTCCGGAGGAGGGTGGCACCAAGGTCACCCCCGGTCTGGCCGAGTCCTGGACCCCGGACGCCGCAGGCACCACCTGGACCTTCAAGCTCCGCTCGGGCGTGAAGTTCCACGACGGCACCGACTTCAACGCCGAGGCCGTCTGCGTCAACTTCAACCGCTGGTACAACGCCAAGGGCCTCATGCAGAGCCCGGACGTGACCGCGTACTGGCAGGACGTCATGGGCGGCTTCGCCAAGAACGAGGACGCTGAGCTGCCGCCGAGCCTCTTCAAGTCCTGCGCCGCCAAGGACGCCACCACTGTGGACCTGTCCTTCACTCGGGTCTCCAGCAAGATCCCGGCCGCGCTGATGCTCCCCTCGTTCTCCATCCACAGCCCGAAGGCGCTGCAGGAGTTCGACGCCAGCAACGTGGGCGGCACCGCCGAGGACATCAAGTACCCGGCGTACGCCACGGCGCACCCGACCGGCACCGGCCCGTTCAAGTTCAAGACCTGGGACGTCGCCAACAAGACGCTGACCCTGGAGCGCAACGAGGACTACGCCGGCCCCAAGGCCAAGCTGAAGAACCTCATCTTCAAGACGATCTCGGACGAGAACGCTCGCAAGCAGGCGCTGCGCTCCGGTGACATCCAGGGCTACGACCTGGTTGGCCCGGCCGACGTCGAGCCGCTGAAGAGCGAGGGCTTCAACATGCTCACTCGCCCGGCGTTCAACGTGCTCTACCTGGCGATCAACCAGAAGGGCAACCCGAAGCTCGCCGACATCCGGGTGCGGCAGGCCATCGCGTACGCCCTGAACCGTCAGCAGCTGGTCACCTCCAAGCTGCCGCCGGGCGCCAAGGTCGCCGACAACTTCATGCCGGACACCGTCGAGGGTTGGAACGGCGACGTCACGAAGTACACGTACGACCCGGCCAAGGCGAAGGCGCTGCTGGCCGAGGCGGGCGCGTCGAACCTGACGCTGAAGTTCCACTACCCGACCGAGGTCACCCGGCCGTACATGCCGAACCCGAAGGACATCTTCGAGTTGCTGTCGGCGGACCTGAAGGCCGTTGGCATCACCGTCGAGGCGATCCCGCTGAAGTGGAGCCCGGACTACCTCAACGCCACCACCTCGGGCAGCAAGCACGACATCCACTTCCTGGGCTGGACCGGTGACTACGGCGACGCCTACAACTTCATCGGCACCTTCTTCGACCGGCCGAAGGACGAGTGGGGCTTCAACAACCAGGCCCTGTTCGACCAGTTCAAGGACGCGGACAGCACCGCCGACATCGCGGCCCGGACCGAGAAGTACAAGGCCCTGAACAAGGCGGTCATGGACTTCCTGCCCGGTGTGCCGATCTCGCACTCGCCGCCGGCGATCGTGTTCGGCAAGGACGTGACCGGCGTCAAGGCGAGCCCGCTCACCGACGAGCGGTACGCGACCGCCGAGTTCAAGTAA